From Oreochromis niloticus isolate F11D_XX linkage group LG1, O_niloticus_UMD_NMBU, whole genome shotgun sequence, a single genomic window includes:
- the ankrd11 gene encoding ankyrin repeat domain-containing protein 11 isoform X1: MPKGGGSKTPQLDHFPLNTDMVEKQGGKKDKVLSNKTPKLDRNDGVKEMKEKASKRKLPFTAGANGDQKDSDSEKPGPERKRIKKEPTNTRKASLPFGMGMPGIRAGYPLSERQQVALLMQMTAEESVNSPDTTPKHQSQSSMGQKGTPNSASKTKDKVNKRNERGETRLHRAAIRGEVRRIKELISEGADVNVKDFAGWTALHEACNRGYYDVAKQLLAAGAEVNTKGLDDDTPLHDASNNGHFKVVKLLLRYGGDPRQSNRRGETPLKVANSPTMLNLLLGKGTYTSSEESSSESSEEEDAPSFAPSSSVDGNNTDSDVEKGPKLKGKTADPPKSAVTPVKDEYEFDEDDEEERVPPVDDKHLLKKDFRKDSVSKTNSFISIPKMEVKTYSKSNSLTPKKTGRRIISDSNSSDEDDRTLCFTPAPTPRQQAQQTNTKTRDSGSMSSKQQKDKNKVKKKRKKESKNSVSKEVRFGKVNDKFCTSDSDCADLESEDDKGSNSIKDSSAANLKDSPGFNASSSSSHGNLNSQKQTPSLAEQHPKQWRTDNWKTVSSPTWSDVSSLSDSVRTRLSSESDYSSADSSVESIKQVKRKAQENKKKNNNVHSNTVEKKNSELYKNTESTVSKTDVDGKVVKKHKVKHKHKNKEKDKAPSLVLNQDMNEKFVKSYSFDFDDSRQKSLIVESESLAESKVKLSKHEKDHSKKEDRFSKTKSEDKDWSSGKDLHRTTKEEKNKKTKDSTKDKLNKEEREKPIKSDKERNVKEKEKPKEDKQKAHKEEKKKKSKEKSSSKTDRKSEQKEEKHLKADKDKNAKEDKEKCKKDKVQKEESEYESYDVNRFLNLEDTKLSASDDHHDRWGSEMSSDSSLYGDDSWDAPVKEYKDYKANNSVKLIVETVKEETRRKENKVKDKKSDHNEKRSEKEATSKKKDKDPSEKINEKKKDWSEKQKLNSSHSVEKEKKRKESTEAAKDKKDKDSLDSSRDRKDSYEFMKERKDIKIKQESIRDEYGNDTFFKDIDPVSKSCDIRERNHSGKEKEKKGEGMEKREKTKADKHKEKTKDRGADQEKDKSDKSSTEKTVKDKDADRSTKDKKEGAKDKHKDSHGKDKDRKMSSEQTKEKKEKASQDKHIDREKDFLEVKKEERKTEKIREKTWYKIADIFTDESDDDNDSYNGGVLVSDSIRKDSTPDQDELDHFPSEKRKSSADSKHNTEKAKDKEHKDKKKDKATFDTGKERKGSQEKHGKDRKDPVDTKHKERKDRMSVDSNQEKKNKQKLLDKRDTSEEKTKSKYKDKQDHSKERKPSKGSGENEKSLLEKLEEEAMNDYKDDSNDKNSEISSDSFTDRGHDPVLISYYDSISLPDMAEDRRDSLSISTPQDKFREKERHRHSSSSSSKKSHDKEKEKTKKDKGDKRDKTEEIRESYGRRESLPFEKEPMPLEADPYTFPYGGKGDGEDDFDKTLEFEKEMSKKDKDKGTGVISDRMKDKKKKEKHKEKIKEEKNKYIDGFGSFKHSKDDAKSGLKDSPQVTVLKDRSKEDSPKFDMKKDRNRDTLDKDNRLDHNKSKAKDENEKLSQPKDNARKDNRPREKLLVDGDSQMTSFGQMLSQKDQENEERLKKYREKMKQMEKLRPKSGDPKLKDKTKSTEEIRKSRSELSSKKSNSLESGLKEKKLKDVGLPAQMMSPGRKFQPTDNQNSKDWLPGHQIKDNLPASPRPDQNRPTGVPTPTPVMSCPSFEDVMQTPRTPSCSAEDYPDIMLDPLDCQNSSAMTMSMNACSPSFFESRYSNPQTFPEGTCPTPAKNLQLPLVSRSASSDVRRPLEDEFKAEANKFLRQQNDPGAEFDQTSSCQPLEDKSETLDRLELMSTYFPPIRVPSPRREPSYQTSDAATPTLAGNDGNEHLPESVYNNFLPKPSTPVHRPDPQEPCFDIAAPPTPAPAALPPLDIDDITEHHHSEPNLVVSNLPSVTEEPEQEEEEEEEEEEEEEEEGDMDERLDGEHCAVDEPDQTREPRSFSPQVEDPLQKSWPAESPDRHEPEVHQLSPTHAAADHGENCFDHNMGWNNDMDMKSPHRTYGEIEAAVSKITSPYSHSDNDMQPLSGHPSVTSPYATWSRWHKDDPEDFDEQKEAVADIPSPERPDTAMDEDPHYLNNSSSSNRLESFFPDCNKPSIEEGHQMETETTCVEPDSRQSTHSFSATTETHMAPPVDPEPVVPWEDPFSADEDDLGPFSLPDLPLPDKSEEAESREPELVDHNKSVSTHIRHTITDREDLDIVEVDLPTLAKTSRSAGDLGLGESARQDFVVPSPRAPFQQELDPEPQSVPVNSSVGLNQQQSSILERKLPYGGSEESDPSMLYTSVKSDASQQPHIQMHSHSESLHITLDSVPAVKPDTRQEEMPEAVPEPVSCSPLPQIPEVVTLSTSMEPQDTQDTSKQTLVTLTTVSAPVDVPKKVDEIPQRMTRYRAKNNPAAAAAFAAPTPPTSSIITSSTAATTVTTSPVVSINPVPTRTPTPTSASSFTALKKEKDSGLSVTSTASNLTTAVSVTTSTVVLSKTKGRPLPVDEEESQTQHPRKRKFPRSAGQQVQVQLVNTAMQQTREMIQQTLAVVVNAIKLDDIEPYRSERSNPYFDYLQIRKKIEEKRKILCYITPQAPQCYAEYVTYTGSYLLDGKPLSKLHIPVIAPPPSLSEPLKELFRQQEAVRGKLRLQHSIEREKLIVSCEQEVLRVHCRAARTIANQAVPFSACTMLLDSEVYNMPSESQGDENKSVRDRFNARQFISWIQDVDDKYDRMKTCLLMRQQHEAAALNAVQRMEWQLKVQELDPAGHKSLCVNEVPSFYVPMVDVNDDFVLLPA; this comes from the exons GATAAGGTGTTATCAAACAAGACTCCCAAATTGGATCGCAATGATGGGGTCAAAGAGATGAAAGAAAAGGCCTCTAAAAGGAAGCTGCCCTTCACTGCTGGAGCAAATGGAGACCAGAAAGATTCTGACTCAG AGAAACCAGGTCCAGAGCGGAAACGCATTAAAAAAGAGCCCACCAACACCCGGAAGGCAAGCTTGCCGTTTGGAATGGGGATGCCAGGGATCCGGGCCGGGTACCCCCTCTCCGAGCGGCAGCAGGTGGCCTTGCTCATGCAAATGACAGCTGAGGAGTCCGTCAACAGTCCAG ATACAACACCAAAGCATCAGTCACAGTCCAGTATGGGTCAGAAGGGAACGCCAAACTCTGCATCTAAAACCAAAGACAAAGTGAATAAACGGAATGAGAGAGGAGAGACTCGACTGCACAGAGCAGCAATCCGTGGAGAGGTACGCCGCATCAAGGAGCTCATCAGCGAGGGAGCTGATGTGAATGTAAAAGACTTTGCAG GCTGGACTGCATTGCATGAAGCATGCAACAGGGGGTATTATGATGTGGCGAAGCAGCTGCTGGCAGCCGGAGCAGAGGTCAACACCAAGGGGCTGGATGATGACACCCCTCTACATGATGCATCGAACAATGGACATTTCAAG GTGGTTAAGCTACTTTTACGGTATGGAGGGGACCCGCGTCAAAGCAACAGGAGAGGGGAAACCCCACTGAAGGTTGCCAATTCTCCAACTATGCTCAATCTGTTGCTGGGGAAAGGCACTTACACCTCAAGTGAAGAAAGTTCATCAG AATCTTCAGAGGAGGAAGACGCCCCCTCGTTTGCCCCGTCCAGCTCTGTTGATGGCAATAACACAGACTCAGATGTTGAGAAGGGCCCGAAGTTAAAAGGGAAAACCGCAGACCCTCCTAAATCTGCCGTCACACCTGTCAAAGATGAATACGAATTTGATGAGGACGACGAGGAGGAACGCGTCCCTCCCGTAGACGATAAACACCTCTTGAAAAAAGACTTCCGCAAGGACTCAGTAAGCAAGACCAACAGCTTCATCTCTATACCCAAGATGGAGGTTAAAACCTATTCCAAAAGCAACTCGCTCACACCAAAGAAAACTGGCAGGCGGATCATCTCTGACAGTAACAGTTCAGACGAGGATGATAGGACGTTGTGTTTCACGCCAGCGCCTACGCCACGGCAACAAGCCCAGCAAACAAATACTAAGACTAGAGACTCTGGCAGCATGAGCTctaaacaacaaaaagacaagAATAAAGTCAAAAAGAAGCGAAAGAAGGAGAGTAAAAATAGTGTCAGTAAAGAAGTCCGGTTTGGTAAAGTCAACGACAAATTCTGTACGTCTGACTCCGATTGCGCGGATTTGGAGAGTGAGGATGATAAGGGCTCAAATAGCATAAAAGACTCTTCTGCAGCAAACCTGAAAGACTCTCCAGGCTTTAatgcttcctcctcctcctcccatgGAAACTTGAACTCTCAGAAACAGACGCCGTCTTTAGCAGAACAGCATCCAAAGCAGTGGAGGACAGATAACTGGAAGACCGTGTCGTCTCCCACGTGGTCAGACGTCAGTTCTCTCTCAGATTCGGTCAGAACTAGACTGTCCAGTGAGTCTGACTACTCCTCTGCAGATTCCAGCGTGGAGTCGATAAAACAAGTAAAGAGGAAAGcgcaggaaaacaaaaagaagaataacAACGTGCACAGTAACactgtggaaaagaaaaactcagaGCTCTACAAAAATACAGAGAGCACTGTCTCCAAAACTGACGTGGATGGCAAAGTGGTGAAAAAGCATAAAGTGAAGCACAAGCACAAAAATAAGGAGAAGGACAAAGCTCCTAGTCTAGTGCTTAATCAAGATATGAATGAGAAATTTGTTAAGAGCTattcttttgattttgatgATTCGAGGCAAAAGTCCCTAATTGTTGAGTCAGAATCACTAGCTGAGAGCAAAGTCAAATTATCCAAACACGAAAAAGACCATTCGAAAAAGGAGGACAGGTTTTCGAAAACAAAGTCTGAGGATAAGGATTGGTCCTCGGGAAAAGACCTGCACAGAACaacaaaagaggagaaaaacaagaaaacaaaggacTCCACCAAGGACAAGTTAAATAAGGAGGAGAGGGAAAAGCCTATAAAATCTGACAAGGAGAGAAACGTCAAAGAGAAGGAGAAACCCAAGGAAGATAAACAAAAAGCTcacaaagaggagaaaaagaaaaagtctaaGGAGAAGTCCTCCTCAAAGACAGACAGGAAAAGTgagcagaaagaggaaaaacatcTGAAGGCGGACAAGGACAAAAATGCCAAGGAGGATAAGGAGAAGTGTAAAAAAGACAAAGTACAGAAAGAGGAGTCTGAGTACGAAAGCTATGACGTTAATCGTTTCCTTaacttggaggacacaaaactcAGTGCCTCCGATGACCATCATGACAGATGGGGCTCTGAGATGTCCTCTGACTCCTCCCTCTATGGCGACGACAGCTGGGACGCTCCTGTCAAAGAGTACAAGGACTACAAAGCCAATAATTCTGTTAAACTTATTGTTGAGACTGTTAAGGAGGAGAcaaggaggaaagaaaacaaagtcaAGGACAAGAAATCAGACCACAATGAGAAAAGATCAGAAAAGGAGGCTACTTCTAAGAAAAAAGACAAGGACCCTTCGGAAAAGATAAACGAAAAGAAGAAAGACtggtcagaaaaacaaaaattaaactccAGCCACTCAGttgagaaagagaagaagaggaaagagTCCACGGAGGCAGCCAAGGACAAAAAAGACAAGGATTCTCTGGACAGCAGTCGAGACCGTAAAGACTCTTATGAGttcatgaaagaaagaaaggataTCAAAATCAAGCAGGAATCGATAAGAGATGAATATGGCAATGATACTTTCTTCAAAGACATTGATCCTGTCAGTAAATCGTGTGATATCAGAGAAAGGAACCACTCTgggaaggagaaagaaaagaagggtGAGGGAATGGAGAAACgagaaaagacaaaagctgacaagcacaaagagaaaacaaaagacagaggagCTGATCAGGAGAAGGACAAGAGTGATAAAAGCTCCACAGAAAAAACTGTCAAGGATAAAGATGCTGACCGGAGTACCAAAGACAAGAAGGAGGGAGCCAAAGACAAACATAAAGACTCTCATGGTAAAGACAAAGATCGAAAGATGTCTTCAGAACagacaaaggaaaagaaagagaaggccTCTCAAGACAAACATATAGATCGGGAGAAAGATTTCTTGGAGGtaaagaaagaggaaagaaaaactgaGAAGATCCGGGAGAAAACGTGGTACAAAATAGCCGACATATTCACTGATGAAAGCGATGATGACAACGACAGCTACAACGGTGGGGTACTGGTGTCTGATTCCATCAGAAAAGATTCAACACCCGATCAAGATGAGCTGGATCACTTCCcttcagaaaaaagaaaatcttctgCGGATAGTAAACATAACACAGAAAAGGCAAAAGACAAAGAGCACAAAGATAAGAAGAAGGATAAGGCCACATTTGACACAGGTAAAGAGAGGAAAGGCTCCCAGGAGAAACATGGCAAGGACAGGAAAGACCCGGTAGATACAAAACATAAGGAGAGGAAAGACAGGATGTCAGTGGACTCAAaccaagagaagaaaaacaagcagaagcTGCTGGACAAAAGGGACACGAgcgaggaaaaaacaaagagcaAATATAAAGACAAGCAGGACCATTCCAAGGAAAGAAAGCCCTCGAAAGGAAGCGGGGAGAATGAGAAGTCCCTCTTAGAAAAACTGGAGGAGGAGGCTATGAATGACTACAAGGATGACTCCAATGACAAGAACAGTGAAATCTCCTCCGACAGTTTCACTGACAGAGGTCACGATCCGGTCCTCATCAGTTACTATGACTCAATCAGCCTGCCTGATATGGCAGAGGACAGAAGAGACTCCCTCTCCATATCTACGCCACAAGACAAgttcagagagaaagagaggcatCGGCACTCTTCTTCGTCCTCATCCAAGAAAAGCCATGACAAGGAGAAGGAAAAGACGAAAAAAGACAAAGGAGACAAACGtgacaaaacagaagaaatcaGAGAGTCCTACGGCCGCAGAGAGAGCCTGCCTTTTGAGAAAGAGCCTATGCCTCTAGAGGCAGACCCTTACACATTCCCATACGGAGGTAAGGGAGACGGAGAGGACGACTTCGATAAGACATTAGAATTTGAGAAGGAGATGTCCAAAAAGgacaaagacaaaggaactgGTGTCATAAGTGACAGaatgaaagacaaaaagaaaaaggagaagcaTAAGGAAAAAATTAAGGAAGAGAAGAATAAATATATTGATGGGTTTGGGTCATTTAAACACTCCAAAGATGACGCAAAGTCAGGGTTGAAAGACAGCCCACAGGTCACTGTCCTGAAGGACCGGTCAAAGGAAGACAGTCCTAAATTTGATATGAAAAAGGACAGAAATCGGGATACGCTAGACAAAGACAACAGACTGGACCACAATAAATCTAAGGCTAAGGATGAAAATGAAAAGCTCTCTCAGCCCAAAGACAATGCAAGGAAAGATAATCGACCACGTGAAAAACTGTTGGTTGATGGGGATTCTCAGATGACAAGTTTTGGTCAGATGTTGAGCCAGAAAGACCAGGAGAATGAAGAGCGTCTCaagaaatacagagaaaaaatgaAGCAGATGGAGAAGCTTAGACCCAAGTCTGGCGACCCGAAACTAAAAGACAAAACCAAGTCTACAGAGGAAATACGGAAAAGCCGCAGTGAGCTATCATCTAAGAAATCTAACAGCCTTGAGTCTGGTCTTAAAGAGAAGAAGCTGAAGGATGTTGGTCTCCCGGCCCAAATGATGTCTCCAGGCAGAAAGTTCCAGCCTACTGATAATCAGAACTCAAAAGATTGGCTCCCTGGCCACCAAATCAAGGACAACCTCCCTGCTTCTCCCAGGCCAGATCAAAACAGGCCAACTGGTGTTCCCACACCTACACCTGTCATGTCATGCCCCAGCTTCGAGGACGTAATGCAAACTCCACGTACACCATCTTGTAGTGCAGAGGATTACCCTGACATTATGCTGGATCCGCTGGACTGTCAGAACTCGTCAGCAATGACTATGTCGATGAATGCCTGCTCCCCATCCTTCTTTGAAAG CAGGTACTCTAACCCCCAGACTTTTCCGGAGGGCACATGTCCTACCCCTGCAAAGAACCTCCAGCTCCCCCTTGTCAGTCGTTCTGCATCCTCTGATGTCCGCCGGCCTCTAGAAGATGAGTTCAAGGCAGAGGCAAACAAGTTTCTTCGACAGCAGAATGATCCAGGGGCGGAATTTGATCAGACGTCTTCCTGCCAGCCACTCGAGGACAAATCTGAAACTCTGGATAGATTGGAGTTGATGTCTACGTATTTTCCCCCAATAAGGGTACCGTCGCCTCGGCGGGAGCCATCCTATCAAACATCAGATGCAGCAACGCCAACTCTTGCTGGCAACGACGGTAATGAACACCTTCCTGAAAGCGTGTACAACAATTTCTTGCCCAAACCGTCAACACCAGTTCACAGGCCAGACCCCCAGGAGCCATGCTTTGACATTGCAGCACCACCAACTCCAGCTCCAGCTGCCTTGCCACCCTTGGATATTGATGACATCACGGAGCACCACCACAGCGAGCCTAATCTGGTCGTCTCAAATCTTCCATCTGTCACAGAAGAACCAgaacaggaagaagaagaggaggaggaggaggaggaagaggaggaggaagagggcgACATGGATGAGAGACTTGATGGAGAGCACTGTGCAGTTGATGAGCCGGACCAAACAAGGGAGCCACGCTCGTTTTCGCCTCAAGTTGAAGATCCTTTGCAGAAGAGCTGGCCTGCAGAGTCTCCAGACCGGCATGAGCCAGAAGTCCACCAACTGTCCCCCACACATGCTGCAGCCGACCATGGAGAGAACTGTTTCGATCACAACATGGGTTGGAACAATGACATGGACATGAAATCTCCCCACAGGACATATGGAGAAATAGAGGCTGCTGTCTCCAAAATAACCAGCCCTTACTCCCATTCTGATAATGACATGCAGCCCTTGTCTGGACACCCCTCTGTCACTTCTCCTTATGCTACCTGGAGCAGGTGGCACAAAGATGACCCAGAGGACTTTGATGAGCAGAAGGAGGCTGTGGCTGATATACCCTCTCCAGAGAGGCCAGACACTGCTATGGATGAGGACCCCCACTATTTAAACAACTCTTCTTCCTCCAATAGGCTGGAGTCCTTCTTTCCGGACTGCAACAAGCCGAGCATCGAAGAGGGACACCAGATGGAGACAGAGACAACATGTGTGGAACCAGACAGCAGACAGAGcacacacagtttcagtgcTACCACTGAAACTCACATGGCTCCACCTGTGGACCCTGAGCCTGTGGTTCCCTGGGAAGATCCATTCTCAGCTGATGAAGACGACCTGGGACCTTTCTCCTTGCCTGACCTTCCACTGCCAGACAAGTCAGAAGAAGCTGAGTCTCGGGAACCTGAACTTGTTGACCACAACAAGAGTGTGTCGACCCACATTAGACACACTATTACAGACAGAGAGGATCTGGACATCGTGGAGGTAGACCTGCCAACCCTAGCAAAGACCTCACGGTCTGCTGGAGACTTAGGCTTAGGGGAATCTGCTAGACAGGACTTTGTTGTGCCATCACCACGTGCCCCTTTCCAGCAGGAATTGGACCCTGAGCCTCAAAGTGTGCCTGTCAACAGCTCAGTGGGACTTAACCAACAACAGAGCAGCATTTTGGAAAGAAAACTACCTTACGGGGGATCGGAAGAGTCTGATCCCAGCATGTTGTATACATCTGTAAAATCAGATGCCAGTCAGCAACCACATATACAGATGCATTCACACTCTGAGTCATTGCATATAACCCTGGACTCTGTGCCTGCTGTCAAGCCAGACACAAGACAGGAGGAGATGCCTGAGGCTGTACCAGAGCCTGTGTCCTGCAGTCCTCTTCCTCAGATCCCAGAAGTGGTCACCCTTTCCACCTCCATGGAGCCACAGGACACTCAGGACACATCCAAGCAAACACTGGTGACCTTGACCACAGTGTCCGCCCCTGTAGATGTTCCCAAGAAGGTGGATGAAATCCCGCAAAGGATGACCCGATATCGCGCCAAGAACAAtcccgctgctgctgctgcttttgccgCTCCCACCCCTCCTACCTCTAGCATAATAACCTCGTCTACCGCTGCCACCACGGTGACAACCAGCCCGGTGGTGAGCATTAACCCAGTTCCTACTAGAACCCCAACACCCACCTCAGCATCTTCCTTTACAGctctgaaaaaagagaaagactcTGGGCTTAGTGTCACGTCTACTGCTTCTAATTTGACCACAGCAGTATCTGTGACGACTTCTACAGTGGTTCTCAGCAAAACAAAAGGTCGTCCTCTTCCTGTCGATGAAGAGGAATCTCAAACCCAGCACCCACGGAAGAGGAAATTTCCACGTTCTGCAGGGCAGCAAGTCCAGGTTCAGCTGGTAAATACAGCCATGCAGCAGACCAGGGAGATGATTCAGCAGACTTTAGCTGTAGTGGTCAATGCCATCAAGCTAGACGACATTGAACCCTACCGCAGCGAACGTTCCAACCCGTACTTTGACTATCTGCAGATTAGGAAGAAGAttgaggaaaagaggaagattcTCTGCTACATCACGCCTCAGGCGCCACAATGTTACGCTGAATATGTGACCTACACCGGCTCCTACCTGCTTGATGGCAAGCCTCTCAGCAAGCTGCACATCCCTGTG ATTGCTCCACCTCCATCGCTGTCAGAACCTCTGAAGGAGCTCTTTAGGCAACAAGAGGCAGTAAGGGGCAAGCTTAGGTTGCAACACAGCATAGAACGG GAGAAGCTGATTGTTTCATGTGAACAGGAGGTTTTAAGGGTCCACTGCAGGGCAGCCAGGACAATAGCCAATCAGGCTGTGCCGTTCAGCGCCTGCACCATGCTGTTGGACTCTGAAGTGTACAATATGCCATCGGAGAGCCAG GGTGATGAGAACAAATCTGTGAGAGATCGCTTCAATGCGCGGCAGTTCATTTCCTGGATCCAGGACGTGGATGATAAATACGACCGCATGAAG ACGTGTTTGTTGATGCGACAGCAGCACGAGGCAGCAGCTCTCAATGCGGTGCAAAGAATGGAGTGGCAGCTGAAAGTCCAAGAACTGGACCCAGCGGGGCATAAATCCCTGTGCGTCAACGAAGTGCCGTCCTTCTACGTGCCAATGGTCGATGTCAACGACGACTTTGTCCTGCTGCCCGCGTGA